The window ACTGCTCAAAGCTGAGCAGTATTTTTAAATCTTATATTAATCTAAATCCTTACCATCAGATTCAATAACTTTCTTATACCAATAGAATGAATCCTTAGGCATTCTCTTTAAAGTACCTTTACCTTCATCATCGCGGTCAACATAGATGAACCCGTAACGCTTACTCATTTGACCGGTACCAGCAGAAACTAAGTCAATACAACCCCAAGTAGTGTAGCCGATTAAATCAACACCATCATCAATCGCCCTCTTCATCGCCTTAATGTGCATTCTTAAGTAATCAATGCGGTAGTCATCATGAATCTTACCGTCATCACTAATTTTGTCAACTGCGCCAAGACCATTTTCAACAACCATCATTGGAATATCATATCGGTCATACATTACTTCAAGATAGTATTGAAGTCCATCTGGATCTGTTGCCCAGCCCCATTCAGAATAGTTAAGGTATGGGTTCTTAGCACCTGCAGCAAAGTTACCACTCATCTTATCTTTTACTTCATGAGTTGTTACAACGTTACTCATGTAGTATGAAAAAGTATAAATATCGACTTTTCCTTCAAGCAAATCCTTTCGATCTTGATCAGTAATGTCTAAGTGAACATTGTGTTCATCCCATAAACGCTTAGCATAAGTTGGGTACTTACCTTTAGCTTGAACATCACCGCAATAGAAAATATTTTGTTCCCACATATGACGGTTAGCTAAAATATCCTTTGGATCAGGCGTTAATGGGTAATCCACAATACCACAAATCATATTTCCAACAACATAATTTGGATCTAGTGCATGAGCAATTTTAACTGCACGAGCACTAGCAACAAATTGGTAGTGCAATTTTTGATAAGCGTGTTGGTATACCTTATCGTCAGTTACATTATTACCAAATGAACTAAGCATCAAAAGTGTTGAATTAATTTCATTAAATGTAAGCCAGTACTTAACTAAACCTCTGTATTCTTCAAACAAGGTTGTTGCATATTTAACATACATGTCGATCATCTTACGATCGCCCCAGTCATGATACTTTTCACTAAGATATAAAGGATCTTCATAATGAGAAATAGTAACTAAAGGCTCAATACCGTATTTTTTACATTCTTCAAAAACTCGACGATAAAAGTCTAATCCGGCTTGATTTGGTTTTTCTTCGTCACCTTTTGGAAAAATTCTAGTCCAAGCAATTGAAAGACGGAAAGTCTTAAAGCCCATCTCGGCAAACATCTTAATATCTTCTTTATAGTGGTGATAAAAATCAATTGCCACATGATTTGGATAATAAGCATTTGGATCAATCGCACCAACTGCCCCTTCTGGTAAACCTGCACCAGGCATTGCCGGTGTCTCTTCTAACTTACCATTTAATT of the Lactobacillus isalae genome contains:
- a CDS encoding glycoside hydrolase family 1 protein, with the protein product MTFPKNFLWGGATAANQIEGAYDEDGKGLSVTDITTAGSLSAPRMLTYKLNGKLEETPAMPGAGLPEGAVGAIDPNAYYPNHVAIDFYHHYKEDIKMFAEMGFKTFRLSIAWTRIFPKGDEEKPNQAGLDFYRRVFEECKKYGIEPLVTISHYEDPLYLSEKYHDWGDRKMIDMYVKYATTLFEEYRGLVKYWLTFNEINSTLLMLSSFGNNVTDDKVYQHAYQKLHYQFVASARAVKIAHALDPNYVVGNMICGIVDYPLTPDPKDILANRHMWEQNIFYCGDVQAKGKYPTYAKRLWDEHNVHLDITDQDRKDLLEGKVDIYTFSYYMSNVVTTHEVKDKMSGNFAAGAKNPYLNYSEWGWATDPDGLQYYLEVMYDRYDIPMMVVENGLGAVDKISDDGKIHDDYRIDYLRMHIKAMKRAIDDGVDLIGYTTWGCIDLVSAGTGQMSKRYGFIYVDRDDEGKGTLKRMPKDSFYWYKKVIESDGKDLD